In the genome of candidate division KSB1 bacterium, one region contains:
- a CDS encoding class I SAM-dependent methyltransferase: MPLHHQTWDNYHKFAEQRAELVVDLLRQFIPLAGIRALDYGCGQGSLARLLAQLGALVTAVDIDPNLQPLFKQTEIQFCLANDDKWLKATYDLIVLQDVLEHVPDADSLFAKLSQILSRKGLLYVSTPNRCSPLNFFLDPHWSLPGVALLSRPLVAFFVQRVFHRDLRPRNDWPALLSIGQLKNLFEQHGFELSFVNTFVAQRLFQSPDSVVSHPLHLAIIGWLKQHHLELWIFRMVNDRYGLFNRLINPTWYIIGRKK, translated from the coding sequence ATGCCGCTGCATCATCAAACCTGGGACAATTATCATAAATTTGCTGAACAGCGAGCCGAGCTGGTGGTCGACCTTTTGCGACAGTTCATCCCTCTGGCTGGAATTCGGGCATTGGATTACGGCTGCGGGCAGGGTAGCCTGGCTCGGCTGCTGGCCCAACTCGGTGCTCTTGTCACTGCAGTGGATATCGATCCAAATCTTCAACCGTTGTTCAAACAGACTGAGATCCAATTTTGTCTTGCAAACGATGATAAATGGCTTAAGGCCACCTATGACCTGATCGTGCTGCAGGATGTTCTGGAACATGTGCCTGATGCAGATTCGCTTTTTGCAAAGCTGAGCCAAATTCTTTCTCGCAAAGGATTGCTCTATGTTTCAACGCCGAATCGATGTTCGCCATTGAATTTTTTCTTAGACCCTCATTGGTCGTTGCCTGGAGTGGCGCTATTGTCTCGACCTCTGGTGGCGTTTTTCGTTCAACGTGTATTTCACAGGGACCTAAGACCGCGAAACGATTGGCCAGCTTTGCTTTCCATTGGGCAGCTAAAAAATCTTTTTGAACAGCACGGGTTCGAATTGAGTTTCGTTAACACATTTGTTGCTCAACGACTCTTTCAATCGCCAGATTCGGTGGTGTCTCATCCACTCCACTTGGCCATCATTGGCTGGTTGAAACAGCACCATTTGGAGTTATGGATTTTCCGCATGGTGAATGATCGATACGGGTTGTTCAATCGGCTGATAAATCCCACGTGGTATATCATTGGAAGGAAAAAATGA
- the recC gene encoding exodeoxyribonuclease V subunit gamma, producing MTHIHLYTSNRLEMLAEKLAEVLRVPLASPLTPEIVVVQSKGMERWLAMQLAQRFGICANVKFPFPNAFVHEMLSKIIPNIPDPTPFDPQLLIWKIMKLLPDFIDRPEFLSIKNYLGGSQFDLKAFQLAERIADRFDQYLLYRPDWIFRWERGEDHHWQAMLWRRLVQENGPLHRATLGKQFLEQVQSLTAPPKSFPERVSVFGISALPPFHLHILKAISKFTPVHLFVMNPCREFWFDIPSLGGDERYSINHPDRTGEAEDFDLESGNSLLASMGALGREFLGMIYDFDFQEHAEFIEPGEKTLLSHIQSDILNLKQRGIDQPKVQLAANDDSIQIHSCHSPMREVEVLQDQLLRMFEQDAELLPKDILVMTPEIESYAPYIHAVFDLPMDDPRRIPFSISDRTVRQESELINTFLSLLDLSHSRCTSNEVMTVLESPAVQRRFNLSETELDRIRHWISETHIRWGIDAEHRQELGLPNTLEHTWRAGLDRLLLGYALPGQGKRMFANILPYDAIEGDDAELLGNFLDFLEQLFLTIKSLHHPRSLKEWSEQLQRILENLFAPDPETENDYLLIWRSATELGKLQQQTDFRYPIHVEVIKNYLKGQFERTSYGFGFMTGGVTFCAMLPMRSIPFKIICLLGMNDDVYPRQEQKLGFDLMAHQPRPGDRSRRKDDRYLFLEAILSARKKLYISFVGQSLQDNSPIPPSVLVNELLDYIDANYEIPEKNISDHLITKHRLQAFSPAYFQNDQKLFSFSAQHFQTAKKMLEPRSAPSPFITQGLSIPDESWRIINLIDLVRFFENPAKFFVTRRLGMILEEVSPIFEEDEPFQLEKLDQYHWAQQLLTEFLAGKDLSDSFELLRAQGALPHGSVGQIEFDRLRRTVHAFAHKLQPYLFTGPLPALTVDLNLGQFKLVGKIEGVFPERLLTYRLAKIRARDRLRAWIYHLVLNLVQPKDYPRISWLIGWEAENGTENWEAWQFNQIENSHQLLADLLDIYWQGLSKPIHFFPETSWEFATRLIEKNKPEPAALKSARRKWRSDDMSRGWFESQDPYYQLCFEKFEPDPLDVDFQNLAIDIFRPVIEYQTELKDR from the coding sequence ATGACCCATATTCATCTCTACACGAGCAATCGATTGGAAATGCTGGCCGAAAAATTGGCCGAAGTCTTACGGGTTCCGCTTGCCTCACCGCTGACGCCAGAAATCGTCGTGGTACAAAGCAAGGGCATGGAACGTTGGCTGGCGATGCAATTGGCGCAACGCTTTGGGATTTGCGCCAATGTGAAGTTCCCGTTCCCCAATGCTTTCGTCCACGAGATGCTCAGCAAAATCATTCCAAATATTCCAGATCCAACACCGTTTGATCCACAATTGCTGATCTGGAAAATCATGAAACTTTTGCCCGACTTCATCGATCGGCCAGAATTCCTCAGCATTAAAAATTACCTTGGTGGTTCTCAATTCGACCTCAAGGCATTTCAGTTGGCGGAGCGTATCGCCGATCGATTTGATCAATATCTGCTTTATCGGCCCGACTGGATCTTTCGATGGGAGCGCGGCGAGGATCATCATTGGCAAGCAATGCTCTGGCGAAGGCTGGTTCAGGAAAACGGTCCCCTTCACCGCGCGACGCTGGGAAAGCAGTTTCTCGAGCAGGTGCAATCATTGACCGCCCCGCCAAAAAGCTTCCCAGAACGGGTCAGCGTGTTTGGAATCTCAGCATTACCCCCGTTTCATCTTCATATCCTTAAGGCAATCTCTAAATTCACACCAGTCCATCTGTTCGTAATGAATCCCTGCCGCGAATTCTGGTTCGATATTCCATCACTGGGTGGGGACGAACGGTATAGCATCAACCATCCCGATCGAACAGGTGAGGCCGAAGATTTTGATCTTGAAAGCGGAAATTCGTTGCTGGCCTCGATGGGAGCTCTGGGCAGGGAATTTTTGGGGATGATCTACGATTTCGACTTTCAAGAGCACGCTGAATTTATCGAACCAGGCGAAAAGACTTTGCTTTCCCATATTCAGTCCGATATTTTAAACCTTAAGCAACGAGGTATCGACCAGCCCAAAGTCCAACTTGCAGCGAATGATGATTCCATCCAGATTCATTCTTGCCACAGCCCAATGCGTGAGGTCGAAGTGCTCCAGGACCAATTGTTGCGGATGTTCGAGCAAGATGCGGAGCTTTTGCCGAAAGATATATTGGTGATGACTCCAGAGATTGAGAGCTACGCACCCTATATTCACGCTGTGTTTGATCTCCCGATGGATGATCCCCGGCGCATTCCATTTAGCATTAGCGACCGAACCGTTCGACAGGAGAGTGAGTTGATCAATACGTTCCTGTCTTTGCTCGATCTCTCCCACAGCCGCTGTACCTCTAATGAAGTAATGACGGTGCTCGAATCTCCTGCTGTCCAGCGCAGATTCAACTTATCAGAAACCGAGCTGGATCGGATTCGCCACTGGATCAGCGAGACGCACATCCGCTGGGGAATTGACGCGGAGCATCGCCAAGAATTAGGCTTGCCGAACACCTTGGAACACACCTGGCGAGCTGGGCTGGATCGGCTTTTATTAGGATATGCGCTCCCGGGACAGGGAAAGCGCATGTTCGCCAACATTTTGCCCTATGATGCCATAGAAGGCGATGACGCCGAATTGCTGGGAAATTTCCTTGACTTCCTCGAACAACTCTTTTTAACGATCAAAAGCTTGCATCATCCCCGCAGTTTGAAAGAATGGAGCGAACAGTTGCAACGCATATTAGAAAATCTCTTTGCACCCGATCCTGAAACCGAAAACGATTATTTGCTGATCTGGCGCAGTGCAACTGAATTAGGAAAATTACAACAGCAAACCGACTTCAGATATCCAATTCATGTGGAAGTGATCAAAAATTACTTAAAAGGACAATTTGAGCGGACCAGCTATGGGTTTGGCTTTATGACGGGTGGGGTCACTTTTTGTGCGATGTTGCCTATGCGGAGCATTCCCTTTAAAATTATTTGCCTCCTCGGCATGAACGACGACGTTTATCCTCGTCAGGAACAAAAGTTGGGATTCGACCTTATGGCCCATCAGCCGCGCCCAGGCGACCGTTCACGTCGAAAAGATGATCGCTACCTCTTTCTTGAGGCGATTCTCTCCGCACGCAAAAAATTATACATCAGTTTTGTCGGGCAAAGTCTTCAAGACAATAGCCCCATTCCGCCATCGGTGCTGGTAAATGAATTGCTTGACTATATCGATGCCAATTATGAAATTCCTGAGAAAAACATTTCTGACCATCTGATAACAAAACATCGTTTGCAAGCATTCAGCCCTGCGTATTTCCAAAATGATCAAAAGCTGTTTAGTTTTTCAGCCCAACATTTTCAGACAGCAAAAAAAATGCTTGAGCCGCGGAGCGCCCCAAGCCCCTTTATCACCCAAGGACTTTCTATTCCTGATGAAAGTTGGAGAATCATCAACTTGATCGATCTGGTCCGTTTTTTTGAGAACCCAGCAAAATTTTTTGTGACCCGTCGATTGGGCATGATTCTTGAAGAGGTCAGTCCCATTTTTGAGGAAGATGAGCCGTTCCAATTGGAAAAGTTGGATCAATACCATTGGGCACAGCAACTACTAACAGAATTTTTGGCGGGGAAAGATCTCAGCGATTCGTTTGAACTCCTTCGCGCCCAGGGTGCACTGCCCCATGGATCAGTTGGCCAGATTGAGTTCGACCGATTGCGTCGCACAGTTCATGCATTTGCTCATAAACTACAACCCTATTTGTTCACTGGACCATTGCCGGCTCTGACGGTGGATTTAAACTTGGGTCAATTTAAACTCGTCGGCAAGATAGAGGGGGTTTTTCCAGAGCGCTTGTTGACCTATCGATTGGCCAAAATCCGGGCTAGGGATCGCCTGCGCGCCTGGATCTACCATCTGGTGCTCAATCTGGTTCAACCCAAAGACTATCCGCGAATCAGTTGGCTGATCGGTTGGGAGGCTGAAAACGGAACGGAAAATTGGGAAGCTTGGCAATTTAACCAAATTGAGAACAGCCATCAGCTCTTAGCTGATTTGCTTGACATCTATTGGCAGGGCCTGAGCAAACCGATCCATTTCTTCCCAGAGACAAGCTGGGAATTCGCAACGCGATTGATTGAAAAAAACAAACCTGAACCAGCAGCCTTAAAATCTGCACGAAGGAAATGGCGCTCCGATGACATGAGTCGCGGTTGGTTCGAGTCACAAGACCCGTATTATCAGCTATGCTTCGAAAAATTCGAGCCTGACCCGCTCGATGTCGACTTTCAAAATTTGGCCATCGATATTTTTCGTCCAGTAATTGAATATCAAACGGAGCTGAAGGATCGTTAG
- a CDS encoding cupin domain-containing protein has product MIKQNIFSQIPNRIDDEIFETIVHTGDLTIERIISKGQASPPEFWYDQDRNEWVIVVQGQARLRFENGSEILELRSGDYINIPAHCKHRVEWTDPDQVTIWLAVHY; this is encoded by the coding sequence ATGATCAAGCAAAATATTTTCTCTCAGATCCCCAATCGAATTGACGATGAAATTTTCGAGACCATTGTTCATACCGGTGATCTGACCATTGAGCGGATCATATCGAAAGGCCAAGCATCACCTCCAGAATTCTGGTACGACCAAGATCGCAACGAATGGGTGATAGTCGTTCAAGGCCAAGCGCGTTTGCGGTTTGAAAACGGGAGCGAAATCTTGGAACTGAGATCAGGGGATTATATCAATATTCCCGCCCATTGCAAACATCGGGTGGAATGGACCGATCCAGATCAGGTGACCATTTGGCTGGCGGTTCATTATTGA
- a CDS encoding calcium/sodium antiporter: MNIIIETIILVVCFVVMCQGAGWLVDSSARIARKLGVSNLVIGLTIVAFGTSAPELCVSISAAIRGAGDISIGNIIGSNIFNIGIILGGVAIIRNLKTDDQMIHRDGFFLMVVTLVAVAMLWDLRLSRFEGMVLFLLLLFYLGNLYSSRAVSPEIDLEADNFRFRDIFLLTLSTAMLIGSSHFLVNSACNLARTFGCSEWLIGATIVAAGTSLPEMVTSIVAAIRGNSGISIGNLIGSDIFNVLGVLGLAGIIREMPIETSARISLLIYPFMVGIALVFLRTEWKLTRREGIVLVLFGIARWVYSIIAQ; encoded by the coding sequence ATGAACATCATTATTGAGACGATAATTCTGGTGGTCTGTTTTGTCGTGATGTGCCAGGGGGCTGGTTGGTTGGTGGATTCTTCTGCCAGGATCGCTCGGAAGCTCGGGGTCTCCAATTTGGTCATCGGTCTGACGATTGTTGCATTTGGGACTTCAGCGCCTGAGTTGTGCGTTTCAATTTCAGCCGCGATTCGGGGAGCGGGCGACATTTCGATCGGAAACATTATCGGTTCCAATATCTTCAATATTGGAATTATTCTGGGGGGAGTAGCGATCATTCGCAATCTCAAAACGGATGACCAGATGATCCACCGCGACGGCTTTTTCCTGATGGTCGTCACCCTGGTAGCAGTTGCCATGCTGTGGGACCTTCGATTGAGTCGATTCGAAGGAATGGTGTTATTCCTTCTGTTGCTGTTCTACTTGGGCAATTTATATAGCAGCAGAGCTGTCAGCCCAGAGATAGACCTCGAGGCTGATAATTTTCGCTTCCGCGATATTTTTTTGCTAACCTTGAGCACAGCAATGCTCATCGGAAGCTCTCATTTTTTGGTGAATTCCGCCTGCAATTTGGCCAGAACGTTCGGCTGCTCGGAATGGCTCATCGGAGCTACCATTGTCGCGGCTGGGACGTCATTGCCAGAAATGGTGACTTCTATTGTCGCCGCAATTCGTGGTAACTCAGGCATCTCCATCGGGAATCTCATTGGTAGCGATATTTTCAACGTGCTGGGCGTTTTGGGATTGGCCGGCATCATCCGCGAAATGCCCATTGAAACCTCGGCTCGCATTAGTCTTTTGATCTATCCCTTCATGGTCGGTATCGCTTTGGTTTTCCTCCGAACCGAATGGAAGCTTACGCGCCGCGAAGGCATTGTACTGGTTCTCTTCGGTATCGCTCGCTGGGTCTATAGCATTATCGCTCAATAA
- the dnaG gene encoding DNA primase, producing the protein MSYKIPEEKIAQVRDATDIVALISNYLTLKKSGKGYQGLCPFHADNSPSFYVNPNTQLYYCFGCQKGGNVFNFLMEMEKMSFIEAVEFLAEKAGITLPRSQVDERREKEREALCFVNRWAANLFYKNLFSPNGKAALDYLQGRGISHEMIKTFGLGYSLPEWDGLIRQAQKDSVSTEILLKAGLIIKRDAGGYYDRFRGRIMVPIIDLYKKVLGFGARRLIEDDSPKYINSPETPIYQKGQILFGLYQSRDAIKQQDQAILVEGYFDLISLYQAGIRNVVATSGTALTSAQARLIKRFTENVILLYDADTAGSLAAMRGADIFLDEGLEVKIVTLPAGHDPDSYVRQRGVDYFKQVLSFAKPIIKFKIETMSRTLDLSTSQGKSKLIDSLLETIIRIKDSIKQNLALKEVAEHFGLDERSLMDRLLYKKRNNLYRPEIAVPDQTIGQRSKPRPKSKYELAEEDLVRLALQDGQLLKFIAKHLSDEELSDPEIKSIFAIIRQLNQEKDRVTPQQVIESSTDPKIAARLANIISTSYNDDIDLQKLAEDCLVLLKRRRLENILVNLEKEIKIGQEKGLDVTHYAKQYLEYREQIKRITAKTLLNSPI; encoded by the coding sequence ATGAGCTATAAGATCCCTGAAGAAAAAATTGCCCAGGTCCGCGATGCGACCGATATTGTGGCCCTTATTTCTAATTATCTCACCCTAAAAAAATCGGGTAAAGGCTATCAGGGATTATGCCCGTTTCATGCCGACAATTCCCCCTCGTTCTATGTGAACCCGAATACGCAGCTTTATTATTGCTTCGGTTGCCAAAAGGGTGGCAATGTGTTCAATTTCTTGATGGAAATGGAGAAGATGTCGTTCATCGAAGCGGTGGAATTTTTAGCGGAAAAGGCTGGAATAACGTTGCCGCGCTCCCAGGTTGATGAGCGTCGCGAGAAGGAACGCGAGGCGCTCTGTTTCGTCAATCGCTGGGCTGCTAATCTTTTCTATAAAAATTTATTCTCGCCAAATGGGAAGGCCGCGCTGGACTATCTGCAGGGCAGGGGCATCAGCCATGAAATGATCAAAACCTTTGGTTTAGGATATTCGCTTCCAGAATGGGATGGCTTAATCCGGCAAGCTCAGAAAGACTCCGTTTCCACGGAAATTTTGCTCAAAGCTGGGCTCATTATCAAACGAGATGCTGGGGGCTATTACGATCGCTTTCGTGGCAGAATCATGGTGCCAATTATCGACCTTTATAAGAAGGTCCTGGGATTCGGAGCCAGAAGGCTCATCGAAGACGACTCGCCGAAATATATCAATTCCCCAGAGACGCCGATCTACCAAAAAGGCCAGATCCTGTTTGGGCTCTATCAGAGCCGCGATGCGATCAAGCAACAGGACCAGGCGATTCTGGTTGAGGGCTATTTCGATCTGATCAGCCTCTATCAGGCTGGCATCCGAAACGTGGTCGCCACTTCGGGCACGGCACTAACATCGGCACAAGCGCGGTTGATCAAACGTTTTACTGAAAATGTGATCTTGCTCTATGATGCCGATACAGCCGGCTCGTTAGCAGCCATGCGTGGAGCTGATATCTTTCTCGATGAAGGTTTGGAAGTGAAAATTGTAACCCTTCCCGCTGGGCACGATCCCGACAGCTATGTCCGCCAGCGCGGGGTCGATTATTTCAAACAAGTGCTCTCGTTCGCAAAGCCAATTATCAAATTTAAAATAGAAACCATGTCGCGGACGCTGGACCTTTCCACCAGCCAGGGCAAATCGAAATTGATCGATTCGCTATTGGAAACGATCATCCGCATCAAAGATAGCATCAAGCAGAATTTGGCTCTCAAGGAAGTGGCCGAGCACTTTGGGCTGGACGAGCGCTCGCTAATGGACCGACTGCTCTACAAAAAGCGCAATAACCTCTATCGGCCGGAAATCGCGGTCCCTGATCAGACCATTGGACAGAGGTCAAAACCGCGACCCAAATCGAAATACGAGCTAGCCGAGGAAGATCTGGTCCGCCTTGCGCTCCAAGATGGCCAGCTCTTAAAATTTATCGCAAAACATCTCTCCGATGAGGAGCTATCCGATCCAGAAATCAAATCCATCTTCGCGATCATTCGGCAATTAAATCAGGAGAAGGATCGAGTGACGCCCCAGCAAGTCATCGAATCATCGACAGATCCAAAAATCGCCGCGCGCTTGGCCAATATCATTAGCACGAGTTATAACGATGATATCGATCTTCAAAAATTGGCTGAGGATTGCTTGGTGCTCTTAAAACGGCGTCGCCTCGAAAATATCTTGGTTAACTTAGAAAAAGAAATCAAAATCGGCCAGGAAAAAGGTTTAGATGTCACCCATTATGCGAAGCAATATCTGGAATACCGAGAACAGATCAAAAGGATCACTGCTAAGACGCTTCTGAATTCACCAATATAA